A window of Komagataeibacter medellinensis NBRC 3288 contains these coding sequences:
- a CDS encoding PQQ-dependent sugar dehydrogenase — MIPATFRTICALLGLCAPLAAHADPRMDLLRVPQGFSISLVSGHVPNARAMARGARGTIFVGSRAAGTVYALTGVDDGGPVKVHVLARGLDMPVGVAYHNGDLYVSDTKRIVVLHAIEDHLDTPPRPQVVADGLPYRDGDHSWKFIAFGPDNRLYVPIGAPCNICDVGHEYGRLISMAPDGTDRRDVAYGIRNTVGFTWQPGTDTLWFTDNGRDMMGDDVPSDELDRLDTPGQSFGYPYCHQGNIPDPQFGSQHACSAFTPPALLLGAHVAALGLRFYEGSAFPAAYHGNLMIAEHGSWNRSQLSGYQVVSVHFGPDSTPQPPTVLVSGFRQGQTAWGRPADVLPLPDGSMLISDDMAGAVYRLSYGRQGYGATR, encoded by the coding sequence ATGATACCTGCCACCTTCCGCACAATCTGCGCCCTGCTGGGGCTGTGCGCGCCGCTGGCCGCTCATGCCGACCCGCGCATGGACCTGCTGCGGGTGCCACAGGGGTTCTCGATAAGCCTGGTGTCCGGCCATGTGCCCAACGCGCGGGCCATGGCGCGCGGCGCACGGGGCACGATTTTCGTGGGCAGCCGGGCGGCGGGTACGGTCTATGCGCTGACAGGCGTGGATGACGGCGGCCCGGTCAAGGTGCACGTCCTTGCCCGCGGGCTGGATATGCCGGTGGGCGTGGCCTACCACAATGGCGACCTGTATGTGTCCGACACGAAGCGCATCGTGGTGTTGCACGCGATTGAGGACCATCTGGACACCCCGCCCCGCCCGCAGGTGGTGGCCGATGGCCTGCCCTACCGCGATGGCGACCATTCATGGAAATTCATCGCCTTTGGCCCGGACAACCGGCTGTACGTGCCCATTGGCGCGCCGTGCAACATATGCGATGTGGGGCATGAATATGGCCGCCTGATCAGCATGGCGCCCGATGGCACGGACCGGCGTGATGTGGCCTACGGCATCCGCAATACGGTCGGCTTTACCTGGCAGCCGGGCACGGACACGCTGTGGTTTACCGATAACGGGCGGGACATGATGGGTGATGACGTGCCATCGGACGAACTGGACCGGCTGGACACGCCCGGCCAGTCCTTTGGCTACCCCTACTGCCATCAGGGCAATATCCCCGATCCGCAGTTCGGCAGCCAGCACGCATGCAGCGCGTTCACGCCCCCTGCCCTGCTGCTGGGCGCGCATGTGGCGGCACTGGGTCTGCGCTTTTACGAAGGTAGCGCCTTTCCCGCCGCCTATCATGGCAACCTGATGATTGCCGAACACGGGTCATGGAACCGCAGCCAGCTTTCGGGCTATCAGGTGGTCAGCGTGCATTTTGGCCCGGACAGCACGCCCCAGCCGCCCACCGTGCTGGTCAGTGGTTTCCGACAGGGACAGACCGCATGGGGGCGCCCGGCCGATGTGCTGCCCCTACCCGATGGCTCCATGCTGATCAGCGATGACATGGCGGGCGCGGTCTATCGCCTGAGTTACGGACGCCAGGGTTACGGGGCGACCCGATAG